The Paenibacillus sp. FSL H7-0357 nucleotide sequence TCCATAAAAGGTCTAGTTACTGAAGTAGGTGGACTGATGACCCATGGAGCAGTTATTGCACGTGAATATGGCTTGCCGGCAGTTGTCGGAGTGGAGAAGGCTACCAAACTGATAAAAGATGGGCAACAAATTCGCGTGCATGGAACAGAAGGGTATATCGAAATATTGTAATGGCTTGGATGTATATGGCGACAGAGAGAGGATCAACCCAGAACCTCGAAATCGAAATCATCGTGCAATCTGCGCAGGCGGTAAGCGTTCATGGCGAATTCGCGCAGCTCCTCAAGAATGGTGTAATTCGCCCATGCGCCTGCGACAGCACCGATTCCAGGCACCATCTGCAGCATTTTCCGGAAGTCAATGGCGTCACGATACTCGATCTGAAATGTCTCCCAGTCCATATTCCGGGAGTATTCGGCGTCGGAGACCCACTGTTCCTTTTCAATATGCCAATGCGTGATGGAATAGAGCAACCTGGCGCGGTTTTCCGGCCCCGAAAAGGTCATTTGAAATACCTTGAGAATGAATACCCGCTCGGAGAAGTGCTTGGTGTCATAACCATAAACATGCGCTAGCTCGAACAAAAATTTCATTTTGATCGCAATTAAAGCTGGAAAGTCTACCATACTAAGCATAATGCCGCCAGCTCCCGTTCCAGCGCCTTCTGCAACTGCTATTTTTTGGTATAAGGCAAACAATTCTTTCGCTTCCTTATCGGCAGACTCCAGACCCAGAGTGCTCTGCACCGGACGGCGAGGCGTATATTCCGCACCGAACAATGCCGTACGCACGATTGATCGTATGGTGGTCGTAATGATGTTATGCACCTTCGGGGGAATTAAATGATTTATTCGATTGCCGATTGTTTTCGATGTTTTTTCCAGCCATCCCGGGGGTTTGAACATTTTTTGTTCCCAGTTGGCAACTTCCCTTTGTACTTTATGCTCGTAATTCATGATCAATCGCTCCTCCAAAAGACATAGCCATATTGTAACGAATATCTCCGTAATTAGGAACAGACCGCGGTAGGTAGCGGACCTCGACTAAAGTCCAGCATCACATACAGGATAGATAAGAAGGAACTGTTTCAACTCAAAAGCCATTAAAGGTTTCTTTGGCCATAGTATCGAACATTTTCATAATCACAAATACAGCAGGGTTGAAAAATCCGAACTTCAATGCTTACAAAGTTGTCAGGGGGATTACAATAAATGAAACCATCAATACAAAGAATTCGAGATTTAACTTTAGTGCGAAGAGCGGGAAGCCGCTTATTGGTCATAGGCTGTGACTCCAGCGCAAGTATCGGGAACAAGCCAATGGATGCTCTGCAGACTCCGCCGGATATAGTCGGCTATTATACAGCCAGAGTTGCGGTTATGGAAGTTCTGTCCGTGGGCGCGGATATTCTTACAGTAGTGGATACCCTAGCTGTGGAAAAGTATCCGACAGGGAGCGAAATTATCCGCGGGGTACAAAGGCTGCTGGACGAAGCTGGACTCACGGAGGCTCATTTGAACGGTAGCACAGAAGAAAATTTCAAATCGTGCCAGACCGGCGTAGGGATTACCGTAATCGGGGAAACCGATGAGGAACGGCTGAAGCTGATGAGGTCGGTTGCCGGAGACTGTGTGGTTATGCTGGGAGAACCGCTGATCGGGAGCGCAGTATTGGAACAAGAGGCAAGAGTATGCAGTATCCGGCAGCTGCAGTCACTTGTAGCCTCGCCTGAGGTGCATGAGATTCATCCGGTCGGCTCTAAGGGGGCCGGGTATGAAGCAGGACTTCTGGCAGAGCTGAACGGCTGCATTTTTCAGGCAGTTCCAGGGATCACAGAAAAGCTGAATGCCTCAGGAGGCCCGTCGACGGCGGTGATTTTTTCAGCGGCAGAGGAAAAACTTGAACACCTCCAATCCGAAATTGGCGGCGAGATGGATATTATCGGTCGTTTGCTCGATAAAGCAATGTAGATTTTTCTTTAGGACAAGCACTTTATAAATAGCCCAATTGGAGGAGTCTGTATGCCATATTGTAAAGTCAAGAATGCCAATATATATTACGAGGAAATTGGTACAGGTAAACCGATTATAATGATCCATGGTTTTACACCAGACCATCGGTTAATGAGTGGGTGTATGGAACCGATATTTGAAGACATCCCCGGTTGGCGTCGTATCTATCTTGACCTGCCTGGAATGGGACAAACAAAGGATTACGATCAAATATGTAATTCAGATGATATGCTGGAAGCAGTTATAAATTTTATTGAAACTCTTGTCCCAAACCAAGATTATCTCATAGCAGGCGAATCATACGGTGGATATATTACAAGAGGAATAATTAATAGCCATAAAGATCGTATTGGTGGAGCTGCACTGATTTGTCCATTAATTATTCCTGAACACAAAAGAAGAATACTTCCCGAGCATTTTGTTGTTCATTCTGATCGCGAGTTTATGGACACCTTAAGTGAAGAGCAAATAAGTGATTTTAGCGCCAATCAAGTCGTTCTCAATGAATATAATTGGAAAAGGTATTAGGAAGAGATAGTGGCAGGTTGTAAGATCGCTGACTACGATTTTCTTAGCAAGATTCAAAGAAACTATGGATTTTCCACCAATATCAATGAATTAGTTTTCGATAAACCAACAGTATTTACTCTTGGGCGACAAGATGCAGTCGTTGGTTACAAAGATGCTTTTAGTATTTTAGACAATTATCCTAGAGCAACCTTTGCCGTCCTAGACCGAGCAGGCCATAATCTTCAGATTGAACAGGCTCTATTATTTGAGTCGCTTATGCGTGAATGGCTTGAAAGAGTAACAGAGTTTGGATTTTAGTTGTGTATTAATCCGTTGAACTAACATTAGCTTGTCAATGGAAGAAACAAATATCCTTTCCCCTGCGGTTACTCCCCATCTAAATTAGAGCGACTTATTGAAAATAGAAAGCACCTTTGTTACTGTTACTGATATACAAGCTGGGAAGGAAGGTACATTATGTCATCAACAACTCAAGTGTTTAAAGCAACAGAGCCTCATGTGAAGATCATCGGGCGGACCCACTACTATAACGAAGTGCTGTGGCTGGCTCTCTCAGGCGGCGGTGTGGAATTTTCATTCCATGGCAGAAAAGCGGAGATTACTTTAAAAGGTGATGCTGTCGCCTCAACCGGTAATAACTTGGCTCGAATTGGCATCAGCGTAAACGGGAAACGGGTAATTGACGATCAACTGGACACACCGATTAAAACGTATACTGTATTTGAAAGCGATACTGTGCAGGATATAACGGTAACGGTTATTAAACTATCAGAGGCTGCGATGTCAACAGTTGGGATTCAAGAGATCGCTGTCGATGCTGCGGATGGCATTAAGCCAACCCCGCCAAAATTACATACAATTGAATTCATCGGCGATTCCATTACCTGCGGCTATGGAGTTGATGATGAATACGAGCTGCATTCTTTTTCCACGGCTACGGAAGATGTCACAAAAACCTATGCCTACCTGACTGCTCAGCAGCTTAAGGCTGACTATAGCATGGTTTCATACAGCGGATACGGCATCATCACAGGCTATACGGAAAACGATCAAAAGCTTACCACTCATCTTATCCCGGATTACTATGAAAAAGTGGGCAAGTCTGAGGGGGGATTTGAGGGTACACTGTTGCCCCAAGAAGTATACTGGGATTTCAATAAGTTTGTGCCTGATCTGATTATCATTAACCTCGGAACGAACGATGATTCCTATACCAAAGAGGAAGCCAGTAAGCAAGCAGAATATGCCCGGAAGTATATTGAATTTCTAAAAATGGTCAGACGCAACAATCCTCATGCCTCAATTCTGTGTACGCTGGGGATTATGGGGGATAGACTGTATCCTTATGTCGAACAAGCTGTTAGCGGGTATAGCCGGGAAACAGCCGACAGCAATATTACCACAATGAAGTTTGACGAGCAGCTGGCAGCTGACGGCTACGCCGCCGACTTCCACCCGTCTCAAGCTACTCACAGTAAAGCGGCGAATAAACTGACTGCTCAAATCAAAGAACTTATGAAGTGGTGAAATATGTAAAACATTAGTCCCCTAAGAAAACGATACTTTTAGCGGGGTCGTATAATTCCTTTAATTGTTTAACGTCGGATCTCGGAGGTGAACCAAACATACGGGAATATTCACGGCTGAATTGGGAAGAACTCTCATAACCGACCCGGAAAGCAACTTCAGCAGCTTCTGCAGATTCAGAGAGCAATACTCGCCGCGCCTCCTGTAATCTTAATTGCTTCTGAAATTGAATGGGACTCATACCTGTCACTTCCTTAAAGTTACGATGGAAAGAAGAGAGGCTCATACTCGCCGTTTCGGCAAGCTCTTCAACACGCATAGATTGATTGAAATTTGTAGTGATGTGATCAATTACTTCTCTGATTCGATAGGTATTGCTGCCTTCCATTGCTATTTGACCTAGTGTAACACCGTAAGGCCCCTTCAGAAGGGTATAAAGAATTTCCTTTGTAAATAGTGGAGCTAGGTACGGGATGTCCTCTGGCCGGTTCAGCAATTCAATGAGTCTTAGCGTCGCATCCATTAAGGAATGCTCCATCTGACCTACAAACAGGGCACGCTTTGCATTGTCATTCGGCACTGTGCGAACGTTAGCCTCGTTGATAACCTCTAAAATCTGGTCATGTGTAAATTCTAATTTAATGCTCAGATAAGGTGTTTCGGAGGAAGCTCTAATGATCTGGCCGACTACAGGCAAATTCATGGAAGCAATCAAATAATCTGCTGATCCGTATTCAAATCGTTCTTGAGCCAAGAGCACCTCTTTTAACCCTTGAGCAATAATGCAATAAGAAGGTTTATACACCCTGTATGCAGGTTCAGATACTCCGGAGTATCGGATTATAGACAGATTGGGTATAGCTGTCTCAAACACTCCATCTTTCGGTGAAAATTGCTCGATGAGCTTTGCCAGTTTTTTTTGTTGATTTAGGATTTCCTCCGACATGATGATTCCTCCAATTTTCTTTTCTCGATTATAAACCAAACGAAACAAGAGCAGATGCATTTATGCAATCTGCTCTTGTTTTTAGTATCTTAAGATTGTCAGATATCTAATTTACGGTTACCAATCCATTTGACCATTTCAGGATCGCGGTGGGAGAAGAACAAGCTCTCTTTCGTGTCTAACGCCATAATCGCATTCATATCTTCTTCGCTTAATTGGAAGTCAAAGATACTGAAATTTTCGACCATTCTTTCTTTGCGAACCGATTTCGGAATGACTACAACCTCTCTTTGGGTTAACCAGCGTAAAACGACCTGAGCAACAGATTTATTATACTTTTCAGCGATGGATACCAATAGCTCATTCTGGAAAAGGTTATTCTTTCCTTCAGCAAAGGGCGCCCATGACTCGATTTGTACCTTGTTCTCCTTCATAAATTCTTCACTTTCGATTTGCTGATTGAAAGGATGCGTTTCAACCTGATTTACGGCAGGAACGACTTCATTATGAATAATTAGATCGATTAGGCGGTCCATATGAAAGTTACTTACGCCAATTGCACGGACCTTTCCTTCACGGTACAATTCCTCCATCGCGCGCCAGGAGCCATACACATCACCAAACGGCTGATGAATCAAATACAAATCCAAATAATCCAGTTGCAATCTATTCAGTGAATTCTCAAACGCTTTCTTCGTGCGCTCATAACCAGTATCCTGGACCCAAAGCTTCGTTGTGATAAATAACTCATCTCTTGCAATGCCGCTCCGTTTGAGCGCTCTGCCAACGGCTTCTTCATTCAGATAGGAGGCAGCGGTATCAATCAACCGGTAACCACTTGTGATAGCGTCATAAACGCTTTGTTCACACTGACTTTGATCAGCAATCTGATACACACCGAAACCGAGCACTGGCATTTCTACCCCATTGTTCAAAATTACTTTTTGCATAAAATATCCTCCAGAAGTTTAGAAGTATTGTTTCTCAATCGGTAACGCTTATCCATTACATACTTATTATGCTCCAGATGATCAAGGAATCGTTATATCATTCATGCCATATCATTGCCTAATCCTCTTACTCATCTCATTTAATAGCTCGCTTTTATTGTTGGGAGTCATAAACTTCTTTCTAATAAAGCCCCCACTTGTTTGGCCATTTCCTGCGGCGTCAATCTCACTTTGAAATCCTTTTATACAGTGAACAAGAAGCCGGGTTCTAAAATAGGACGGACCTGCCCCATTGCTACTGAGTGTGGTAGCTATTTCACTAAGAAATTTTGCGGTTGCTCCTACTAAACAATTTACAGATAAGGAACATTATCCAGCTTAGATACCATTAAAATAATTATTATTACAGGAGGTACTATAATGTTAACTGTTAATGCACGCGCTACATTTAGTCCGGAAGGTCCGTTCAAACTGACTACTATAGAGCGGAGAGAACTTCAACCGCATGATGTCCTCATTAAGATTAAGTACGCTGGGATTTGCCACTCTGGGTTGTAACTCTGACAAGTGATGCCATCTTTGCGATGCAAATAAACAGGCTTTCCAGAAACAATGGAGCTGAAAAAATATCCAAGGATTTTTGCAGTGAGTTAATTGATGAGGTTATGGCCTTTATACAAGAATAAAAAGCTAATGGTTATTTTATTTTTGACTCCAGATCAATAAGGGATTAAAATTGATCGAAATGGAGTGATGAGGTTATGGCAAAACGCGCGATGTCCCCGGAGGCTAAAGCTATAAAAGCTCAGGCCATCTTAGATAAAGCAGCAGAAATGTTTATTTCAACTGAATACGGAAAAATTAAAATGTCCGATATCGCTAAACAGATGGGTATGTCAAACGGTATTTTGTTTGTTTACTTTAAAACCAAAGAGGCGTTGTTTTTCAGCCTGTTGTGCCGAGAATACGAGAAAAGGCTTGCTCGTCTGACAGAAATGGTGAAAGAAATGCAAATCCGGAATTTCGATGACTTCAAGAGTCTCGTCTTAATTGAGCTTACTGAACTGGTCGATCATAATCCCTTGTATATCTTGCTGGAATCTATGCGCACGGCAGTATTTGAAAAAAATGTTGACGCAGAAACGATGCTGAA carries:
- a CDS encoding AraC family transcriptional regulator, which codes for MSEEILNQQKKLAKLIEQFSPKDGVFETAIPNLSIIRYSGVSEPAYRVYKPSYCIIAQGLKEVLLAQERFEYGSADYLIASMNLPVVGQIIRASSETPYLSIKLEFTHDQILEVINEANVRTVPNDNAKRALFVGQMEHSLMDATLRLIELLNRPEDIPYLAPLFTKEILYTLLKGPYGVTLGQIAMEGSNTYRIREVIDHITTNFNQSMRVEELAETASMSLSSFHRNFKEVTGMSPIQFQKQLRLQEARRVLLSESAEAAEVAFRVGYESSSQFSREYSRMFGSPPRSDVKQLKELYDPAKSIVFLGD
- a CDS encoding EcsC family protein, which produces MNYEHKVQREVANWEQKMFKPPGWLEKTSKTIGNRINHLIPPKVHNIITTTIRSIVRTALFGAEYTPRRPVQSTLGLESADKEAKELFALYQKIAVAEGAGTGAGGIMLSMVDFPALIAIKMKFLFELAHVYGYDTKHFSERVFILKVFQMTFSGPENRARLLYSITHWHIEKEQWVSDAEYSRNMDWETFQIEYRDAIDFRKMLQMVPGIGAVAGAWANYTILEELREFAMNAYRLRRLHDDFDFEVLG
- a CDS encoding TetR/AcrR family transcriptional regulator, translating into MAKRAMSPEAKAIKAQAILDKAAEMFISTEYGKIKMSDIAKQMGMSNGILFVYFKTKEALFFSLLCREYEKRLARLTEMVKEMQIRNFDDFKSLVLIELTELVDHNPLYILLESMRTAVFEKNVDAETMLNQKLNLYQLMADLVSIICAHNALTQEDIMDILQAEASIITGCKLSATLPAEVIDIIEKNGLEGFKRNFKNDVLKTMNCYLDGYQKNHIEVRTNKQ
- a CDS encoding SGNH/GDSL hydrolase family protein, whose amino-acid sequence is MSSTTQVFKATEPHVKIIGRTHYYNEVLWLALSGGGVEFSFHGRKAEITLKGDAVASTGNNLARIGISVNGKRVIDDQLDTPIKTYTVFESDTVQDITVTVIKLSEAAMSTVGIQEIAVDAADGIKPTPPKLHTIEFIGDSITCGYGVDDEYELHSFSTATEDVTKTYAYLTAQQLKADYSMVSYSGYGIITGYTENDQKLTTHLIPDYYEKVGKSEGGFEGTLLPQEVYWDFNKFVPDLIIINLGTNDDSYTKEEASKQAEYARKYIEFLKMVRRNNPHASILCTLGIMGDRLYPYVEQAVSGYSRETADSNITTMKFDEQLAADGYAADFHPSQATHSKAANKLTAQIKELMKW
- a CDS encoding aldo/keto reductase; this translates as MQKVILNNGVEMPVLGFGVYQIADQSQCEQSVYDAITSGYRLIDTAASYLNEEAVGRALKRSGIARDELFITTKLWVQDTGYERTKKAFENSLNRLQLDYLDLYLIHQPFGDVYGSWRAMEELYREGKVRAIGVSNFHMDRLIDLIIHNEVVPAVNQVETHPFNQQIESEEFMKENKVQIESWAPFAEGKNNLFQNELLVSIAEKYNKSVAQVVLRWLTQREVVVIPKSVRKERMVENFSIFDFQLSEEDMNAIMALDTKESLFFSHRDPEMVKWIGNRKLDI
- a CDS encoding AIR synthase related protein — translated: MKPSIQRIRDLTLVRRAGSRLLVIGCDSSASIGNKPMDALQTPPDIVGYYTARVAVMEVLSVGADILTVVDTLAVEKYPTGSEIIRGVQRLLDEAGLTEAHLNGSTEENFKSCQTGVGITVIGETDEERLKLMRSVAGDCVVMLGEPLIGSAVLEQEARVCSIRQLQSLVASPEVHEIHPVGSKGAGYEAGLLAELNGCIFQAVPGITEKLNASGGPSTAVIFSAAEEKLEHLQSEIGGEMDIIGRLLDKAM